One genomic segment of Rivularia sp. PCC 7116 includes these proteins:
- a CDS encoding RHS repeat-associated core domain-containing protein — translation MANKEIFSSNSTFDQNEEIINYLDGESSEGVYGLEIDTASLQSSSTAYNYALTELELEYLLTEDDNPNTQNYFPQLATNFTQNNFDSLTGNNTNNLLVGTLESNSSITENDVTSASGFSASNPQLYAIRTEKEIRINNGGDLDGNPLDISDDALIYAARGFTINGDITLPVKRDENGNPLRDNSGKLILVDNAVSVASGYTTINAPNNQYSNLVPPQIVDEQVIDIPAYSDLKQQTLDRIIPAGTSTVSINSRQNPLNNSQDWTQAFPSPGTEDNPTVVRVTGGGLNIPDNINISNYVITVENGDINFNGNNYNFDNVVLIAENGNINLAGVQAKDLSVFASGSINMNSQAKYAGSTLLATLSNNGSINFNGSTASTDSNDNVKVVSQGRITFNAASDTRGSFESVGDFTFNNNSTLYGTINAKGFITFNNGANVVSISDVPVNLPTVNASLANDTGASDSDGITLDPTISGQIEDATSLQGNLNGNGFVDISDALNEDGSFTISLEQYDVLSNSSLPDGDYILELKAGNDSGGESDVITVNFTLDRTPPPIDFDLAPESDTGELGDRTTTERIVTLVGQTEPGLEMVLVETQQMVTADSDGNFSFTDVPMPSAGQAPFTVVSVDEAGNQARTQKFFIREGINGAPEIISNPELIFDTENQDTYTYQIEAVDPDNDTLTYSLLNGLQGVEIDENGLLTFKPDGALRPSYDFNIEVSDGRGGTDTQAFTVDVPALANLGTIKGIKWNDLNGNGVRDSELVQGANPDVVYVLDVSGSADFDFVGSPIGDFNNDGLENTRLDAEIAAFIALNEQLNNQGLGDNAQVGIVVYSGLTANADMNLVADGLQLTTTPGADSNNDGTTDVEEILRSIRSGAFGVGNRTGTNPEAALQKVEETFTAIGTQSGNGNVIFLTDGEQNRGGSISDEVERLEAQGFNLSAFGVGDDASLRVIQTIDTDGIKFTSIDGILDAFGGVGAGSKSVLEPGLAGVSVYLDSNNNGILDNGEAVQITAADDPSTTDIDETGQYEFTNLVPGTYIVREIVPDGFEQTFPSNTEGFTIEVGAGEIVENIDFGNIEIAINQDPIITSTPIIEAVVGQPYEYLVRANDPDGDTLTYNLNEAPQGMVINPQTGQISYTPTITATTLNFDTSDNQVRPGIDNQAAFTVDDQGFTFTNTIANYAIGEGFNIFLNRPLGPVFRSAVSFDLSSLSSPVTSAKLQLQKNRTSGDPIETLGLFEVATDTNQLYTSDIVSPEIFEDLGTGTSYGNFDVATGGNPSEILEFELNEEAIAAINAASGNFFSIGLSLLSANPNNTNEAAEYLFAFSNNTGIQRLVLETENKETVEVLVSDGKGGEATQNYILNIVESSNNQAPVITSIPELSIALGETYEYQVEATDADGDALNYSLINFPDGLEIDDSGKITWNPTEIGEFELEIEVSDAKGGVDTQVYKLKVLNDLSEDTEAPQVEIAFNGTVFELGESLNLQIQGFDNVGLADLDLSFNGNSLTLNPDTVANGIINTASVTLNNIGVFELLATATDLAGNTDTEAISVRVIDPTDTTAPITEIDLTQFQENGTIIDAPTDIIGTINDDNLEYYRLEIAPVNLIDLNNPAADDPDYRVLAEGNGNIENGVIGQVDPRFLANDSYHLRVVTQDFSGNINIQGLGVSINGEIKPGRFTQEFVDLSIPVAGLPIEVKRVYDSLQSNQIGDFGYGWNLGVQDARIQESVPVTDQNGLSLFTSTPFQVGSTVTLTNPEGRRVTFTFQPEITGVSLLGPIWSPRFVAEPGVFDKLEVDNIPLSIRSDGTAGLFLFGFSYNPSEYRLTTKDGTAYKYDQFDGLIDITDRNGNTLTYSDSGIVSSTGESVEFRRDAEGRITEIVDTAGESIEYDYDTNGDLVSVTDRTDNTTELVYEQPQLPHYLTEVKDPLGRSGIRNEYNEQGQLARIIDADGNALDLNFDTADSSQTVTDPLGNDTTFVFDERGNVVKEVDAEGGITLNTYDSENNLASVTDPRGNTTTFTYDDRGNLLTETDALGNTNTFTYNDLNQVLTTTDAKGNITTNRYDSRGNLVEREDAVGNITRYSYDASGNLETVTDANNNETNYRYDSLGRLTEVEDAIGAIVRFTYDDTGNINSFATPLGNTTSFDYNAEGQLVKVTDAKGNITQIEYNAAGDRTAIVDANGRRTEFVYNNRGLQTEIRFTDGTVSQTAYDALDRVVKEIDQNGNETEFEYDGVARLISVVDALGNKTQYGYDASGNQITQTDALGRTTEFEYDALNRLTETELPLGQTETLTYDVVDNLTSLTNFNGETITYEYDPNNLLSAVRLPDAPDEIYTYTATGEISTITDARGTTQYEYDDLDQLLRRTEPDGVAIAYTYDLDSNITTLTTPTGTVNYTYDELGFLETVTDRQNNLTTYSYDLVGNLIQTEFANGIIETRQYDLLNRPIVIENTNSDGNIISSYEYTLDNVGNRLVLEENTGRRVEYSYDDLYRLTQESVTDATNGNETTNYVYDNIGNRQSRTSTTNGTTTYTYDDNDRLLTETNDGIVTNYSYDDAGNLITTATNGETQLTYTWNSKGELSQAVVNENGSEQTIEFQYNTDGIRVATTVDGETTNFLIDTTQQEFAQVIEEYSAGNTDVIYTHGLDLISQQRNGETSFYHADGLGSTRIITDNAGNIANAYIYNPYGSISKQTEIVRNSYKYTGEQFDPELQNYYLRARYYDPSTGRFTSRDPFEGIPQRPLSLNKYIYTEGNPINAIDPSGEVSAIQFGILAGTVGGAVAINGLNTCEAILQREFSTFDRIFAFTSSFLITAFTVTTFGALATLLARGIAGGALAAFIVCPFGRE, via the coding sequence ATGGCAAATAAGGAAATATTTAGTAGTAACAGTACATTCGATCAAAACGAAGAAATAATAAATTATTTAGACGGTGAAAGTAGCGAAGGTGTTTATGGTTTAGAAATTGACACTGCATCTTTACAGAGTAGTAGTACAGCGTATAATTATGCCTTAACAGAATTAGAATTAGAGTATCTTTTAACAGAAGATGATAATCCAAATACTCAGAATTATTTTCCTCAATTAGCTACTAATTTTACTCAAAACAATTTTGATTCTCTTACAGGAAATAACACAAATAATCTTTTAGTCGGTACATTAGAATCAAATTCGTCAATCACAGAGAATGATGTTACCTCTGCATCTGGGTTTTCTGCATCAAATCCGCAATTGTATGCAATCAGAACAGAGAAAGAAATTAGGATAAATAATGGTGGTGACTTAGATGGAAATCCCCTTGATATTAGTGACGATGCTTTAATTTATGCTGCTCGCGGATTTACGATTAATGGAGATATTACCCTACCGGTAAAACGAGATGAAAATGGTAATCCTCTACGAGATAATTCAGGTAAGTTAATTTTAGTAGATAATGCCGTTTCCGTTGCATCGGGTTACACAACTATCAACGCTCCTAATAATCAGTACTCTAATTTAGTACCTCCACAAATAGTAGACGAACAAGTAATTGATATTCCTGCTTATTCAGATTTAAAACAGCAAACATTAGATAGGATAATCCCTGCTGGCACATCAACCGTAAGCATTAATTCTCGACAAAACCCTCTAAATAATTCTCAAGATTGGACGCAGGCGTTTCCATCACCTGGTACCGAAGATAATCCAACAGTTGTAAGAGTTACGGGTGGGGGATTAAATATTCCCGACAATATTAATATCAGCAATTACGTTATTACCGTAGAAAATGGAGATATCAACTTTAATGGCAACAACTACAATTTTGATAATGTTGTATTGATTGCTGAAAACGGTAATATCAATTTAGCTGGAGTACAAGCAAAAGATTTATCTGTATTTGCTTCTGGCTCTATCAATATGAACAGTCAAGCAAAGTATGCAGGTTCAACTTTACTTGCGACGCTCAGCAATAACGGCAGTATAAACTTCAATGGTTCGACAGCTTCTACCGACTCTAATGATAATGTTAAAGTCGTTTCTCAAGGTAGGATTACGTTTAACGCTGCATCCGATACCCGTGGCTCTTTTGAAAGTGTAGGCGATTTTACTTTCAATAATAATTCTACTTTGTACGGCACTATTAACGCTAAGGGTTTTATTACTTTTAATAATGGTGCTAATGTTGTCTCAATTTCAGATGTACCTGTAAATTTACCTACCGTTAATGCTTCTTTAGCCAACGATACAGGAGCTAGCGACAGCGACGGAATAACACTCGATCCCACCATTAGCGGACAAATAGAAGATGCTACTTCTCTTCAAGGCAATCTGAACGGAAATGGTTTTGTTGATATCAGCGATGCTCTAAATGAAGATGGAAGTTTTACTATCTCTTTAGAGCAATATGATGTTTTAAGTAATAGTTCCTTGCCAGATGGGGACTATATTCTGGAATTAAAGGCTGGGAATGATTCAGGTGGGGAATCTGATGTAATAACGGTAAACTTTACCCTCGACAGAACTCCACCACCAATAGACTTCGATTTAGCTCCCGAAAGCGATACAGGTGAATTAGGAGATAGAACCACAACCGAACGTATTGTTACTTTGGTTGGACAAACCGAACCGGGACTAGAAATGGTGTTGGTAGAAACCCAACAAATGGTTACTGCTGATAGTGATGGGAATTTTAGCTTTACAGATGTTCCTATGCCAAGCGCCGGACAAGCACCATTTACAGTTGTGAGTGTGGATGAAGCTGGAAATCAAGCAAGAACACAAAAGTTCTTCATCAGAGAAGGAATTAACGGCGCACCAGAGATTATTAGCAACCCAGAATTAATTTTTGATACTGAAAACCAAGATACTTATACTTACCAAATTGAAGCAGTTGACCCCGATAACGATACACTGACCTATAGTTTGCTCAACGGACTTCAAGGGGTTGAGATTGACGAGAATGGTTTGCTTACCTTTAAACCCGATGGTGCTTTGCGTCCCTCTTATGACTTTAATATTGAAGTCAGTGACGGTAGGGGTGGTACGGATACTCAAGCTTTTACTGTAGATGTTCCTGCTCTAGCTAATCTCGGAACCATCAAAGGTATTAAATGGAATGATTTAAATGGGAATGGGGTTAGAGATAGTGAACTGGTACAAGGAGCTAATCCTGATGTTGTCTACGTTTTAGACGTATCCGGTAGTGCTGATTTTGATTTTGTAGGTTCTCCCATTGGTGACTTCAATAATGATGGTTTAGAAAATACTAGATTAGACGCAGAAATTGCTGCATTTATTGCTCTTAACGAACAATTAAATAACCAAGGACTGGGGGATAACGCACAAGTTGGCATTGTTGTATACAGTGGTCTTACCGCTAATGCGGACATGAATTTGGTTGCAGATGGTTTGCAGTTAACGACTACACCGGGAGCCGATAGTAATAACGATGGTACAACGGATGTAGAAGAGATATTACGCTCTATTCGCTCTGGAGCATTTGGTGTAGGTAATAGAACTGGAACTAATCCAGAAGCTGCTCTACAAAAAGTAGAAGAGACTTTTACCGCGATCGGAACGCAATCAGGAAATGGTAATGTAATCTTCTTAACCGACGGCGAACAGAATCGAGGTGGTTCAATTTCTGATGAAGTAGAGCGTTTAGAAGCGCAAGGATTTAATTTATCAGCCTTTGGAGTAGGGGATGATGCTTCTTTGCGCGTTATTCAAACTATCGATACTGATGGTATTAAATTTACTTCTATCGATGGAATATTAGATGCATTTGGTGGCGTTGGAGCAGGTAGTAAAAGTGTTCTAGAACCAGGATTAGCTGGAGTTAGCGTTTATTTAGATAGCAATAATAACGGGATACTTGATAACGGGGAAGCAGTACAGATAACCGCAGCAGATGACCCAAGTACCACGGATATTGATGAAACTGGGCAATATGAATTTACCAACCTTGTACCTGGTACTTATATTGTTCGTGAAATAGTTCCAGATGGATTTGAGCAAACATTTCCAAGCAATACTGAAGGGTTTACGATTGAAGTAGGTGCAGGAGAAATTGTTGAAAATATTGATTTTGGTAACATAGAAATTGCAATCAATCAAGACCCAATTATCACTTCAACACCAATTATAGAAGCAGTTGTGGGTCAACCCTATGAATATCTTGTACGAGCCAATGACCCTGATGGAGATACATTAACTTATAACCTTAATGAAGCCCCACAGGGGATGGTTATCAATCCTCAAACAGGTCAAATTTCCTATACACCAACAATAACGGCTACCACACTCAATTTTGATACCTCTGATAATCAAGTTAGACCTGGTATAGACAACCAAGCAGCTTTCACTGTTGATGATCAAGGTTTTACTTTTACAAATACAATCGCTAACTATGCCATAGGTGAGGGGTTTAATATATTTTTAAACCGACCATTGGGACCTGTATTCCGCAGTGCTGTAAGCTTCGACCTGAGTTCTTTAAGTAGTCCGGTTACTTCTGCTAAGTTGCAGTTACAAAAGAATCGTACCAGTGGAGACCCGATTGAAACTTTAGGGTTATTTGAAGTTGCCACTGATACCAATCAGCTTTATACAAGCGATATCGTATCCCCAGAAATTTTCGAGGATTTAGGAACTGGTACAAGCTATGGTAATTTTGATGTGGCAACAGGAGGTAATCCCAGCGAAATCCTTGAATTTGAACTTAATGAAGAAGCAATCGCAGCTATTAATGCCGCTAGTGGAAATTTCTTCTCCATCGGACTTTCTCTTCTGAGCGCTAATCCGAACAATACCAACGAAGCAGCCGAATATCTTTTTGCTTTTAGCAATAATACTGGAATTCAGCGGCTGGTATTAGAAACTGAGAACAAGGAAACAGTTGAAGTTCTTGTTAGCGATGGTAAGGGTGGTGAAGCGACTCAAAATTACATCTTAAACATTGTTGAAAGTTCAAATAACCAAGCACCTGTTATCACCTCAATTCCCGAACTAAGTATTGCTTTAGGAGAAACCTACGAATATCAAGTAGAAGCAACAGATGCTGATGGAGATGCCCTTAACTATAGCTTAATCAACTTCCCCGATGGATTGGAAATAGATGATTCCGGTAAAATAACTTGGAATCCTACAGAAATTGGCGAGTTTGAACTTGAAATTGAAGTCAGCGATGCAAAAGGTGGAGTTGATACTCAGGTTTACAAGCTTAAGGTACTCAATGACTTATCTGAAGATACAGAAGCTCCCCAAGTCGAAATCGCATTTAATGGTACTGTTTTTGAACTGGGAGAAAGTTTAAACCTACAAATTCAAGGGTTTGATAATGTTGGCTTGGCAGATTTAGACCTTTCCTTTAACGGTAATTCCTTAACTCTTAACCCTGATACTGTTGCTAATGGAATAATAAATACTGCTTCTGTAACGCTGAATAATATAGGAGTATTTGAGCTACTGGCTACAGCTACCGATTTAGCCGGGAATACCGATACAGAAGCTATTTCAGTTCGCGTAATTGACCCCACCGACACTACCGCACCAATTACCGAAATTGACCTCACCCAATTCCAAGAAAACGGCACCATAATTGATGCTCCTACCGATATCATTGGTACTATCAACGACGATAATTTAGAATACTATCGACTGGAAATTGCTCCAGTTAATTTGATTGACCTGAATAACCCTGCTGCTGATGACCCCGATTACCGGGTATTGGCTGAAGGTAACGGCAATATTGAAAACGGGGTAATTGGACAAGTTGACCCCAGATTCCTTGCCAATGACAGTTACCATTTACGAGTTGTTACCCAAGACTTTAGTGGTAATATCAACATTCAAGGTCTCGGGGTTTCAATTAATGGTGAAATCAAACCGGGACGCTTCACTCAGGAATTTGTTGACCTCTCAATTCCAGTTGCAGGACTACCAATTGAGGTAAAACGAGTTTACGATAGCTTGCAATCGAACCAAATCGGCGATTTTGGTTATGGCTGGAATCTCGGAGTACAAGATGCTCGCATTCAAGAATCAGTACCCGTCACCGACCAAAATGGTTTAAGTCTTTTCACCTCAACACCATTTCAAGTAGGAAGCACCGTTACGCTGACTAATCCGGAAGGACGACGAGTTACATTTACTTTCCAACCAGAAATCACCGGAGTTAGCTTACTTGGACCAATTTGGTCTCCCAGATTTGTAGCCGAACCAGGAGTCTTTGACAAGCTTGAAGTTGATAATATTCCTTTAAGCATTCGTTCTGATGGTACTGCGGGACTTTTCCTCTTCGGTTTCTCCTACAATCCGTCCGAATACCGTCTCACAACCAAAGATGGCACGGCTTATAAATACGACCAGTTTGATGGTTTGATTGATATTACCGACCGTAACGGCAATACTCTTACCTACAGCGACTCAGGTATTGTAAGTTCCACCGGAGAATCAGTAGAATTCCGTCGCGATGCAGAAGGTCGAATTACTGAAATAGTTGACACAGCTGGTGAGTCAATTGAGTATGATTACGATACCAACGGCGATTTAGTTTCTGTAACTGACCGGACTGATAATACAACTGAACTGGTTTACGAACAGCCACAACTTCCTCATTATTTGACAGAGGTAAAAGACCCATTGGGAAGAAGTGGGATTCGTAACGAATATAACGAACAGGGTCAGCTTGCTCGGATTATTGACGCTGATGGTAATGCTTTAGACTTAAATTTTGATACCGCCGATTCATCTCAAACTGTTACAGATCCACTTGGGAATGACACGACTTTTGTCTTTGACGAACGCGGTAATGTGGTTAAAGAAGTCGATGCAGAAGGTGGAATAACGCTGAACACTTATGATTCGGAGAACAATTTAGCAAGCGTTACTGACCCACGCGGCAATACTACTACCTTTACTTATGATGACCGTGGAAATCTGTTGACTGAAACAGATGCGCTTGGCAACACTAATACATTTACCTACAACGACCTGAATCAGGTATTAACTACCACCGATGCCAAAGGTAACATTACTACCAATCGTTATGACAGTCGCGGTAATTTAGTAGAACGGGAAGATGCAGTTGGTAACATTACCCGGTATAGCTACGATGCAAGCGGCAATCTGGAAACAGTTACAGATGCTAACAACAATGAAACGAACTATCGTTATGATAGCTTGGGTCGCCTCACAGAAGTTGAAGATGCAATTGGGGCAATCGTCAGATTTACCTATGACGATACCGGAAATATAAACAGTTTCGCCACACCGTTAGGCAATACTACCAGCTTCGACTACAACGCAGAAGGTCAACTGGTAAAAGTAACAGATGCGAAAGGAAATATTACTCAGATTGAGTACAATGCTGCTGGCGATCGCACTGCCATAGTTGATGCTAATGGTCGTCGTACCGAATTTGTTTACAACAATCGCGGCTTACAAACTGAGATTCGCTTTACCGATGGTACGGTCAGTCAAACGGCTTATGATGCCTTGGATAGAGTGGTTAAAGAAATTGACCAAAACGGCAACGAAACCGAGTTTGAATATGATGGAGTAGCTCGCTTAATTTCGGTTGTTGATGCGTTAGGGAACAAAACCCAGTATGGTTATGACGCAAGCGGAAACCAGATTACTCAAACTGATGCGCTTGGACGTACCACTGAGTTTGAATACGATGCGCTCAATCGTCTGACTGAAACGGAATTACCCCTGGGACAAACTGAAACTCTTACTTACGATGTAGTTGATAATTTAACAAGTTTAACCAACTTCAACGGTGAAACAATTACCTACGAATACGACCCGAACAACTTGCTGAGTGCGGTACGTCTACCCGATGCTCCTGATGAAATTTACACCTATACAGCAACAGGTGAAATTAGTACTATTACCGACGCTCGCGGTACTACCCAGTACGAGTATGATGACCTGGATCAACTATTAAGACGTACCGAACCTGATGGAGTCGCTATTGCTTATACTTATGACCTTGATAGCAATATCACCACCTTAACTACTCCGACTGGTACTGTTAATTATACTTACGACGAACTAGGTTTCCTAGAAACAGTTACAGACCGTCAAAACAACCTCACCACCTACAGCTATGACTTAGTTGGCAACTTGATTCAAACCGAGTTTGCTAATGGAATAATTGAAACTCGTCAGTATGACCTGCTCAATCGTCCTATCGTAATTGAAAATACCAACAGCGACGGTAACATTATCTCTAGCTACGAGTACACTTTGGATAATGTTGGCAACCGATTGGTACTTGAAGAAAATACAGGACGTAGAGTTGAGTATAGCTATGATGACCTCTATCGCTTAACTCAAGAAAGCGTTACTGACGCAACAAACGGCAACGAAACTACAAACTATGTCTACGATAATATAGGCAATCGCCAAAGTCGTACCAGCACAACCAACGGTACAACCACCTATACCTATGATGATAATGACCGACTGCTGACTGAAACCAACGACGGAATTGTTACCAACTATAGCTACGATGACGCAGGTAATTTAATTACCACTGCCACAAATGGTGAAACTCAACTTACTTACACCTGGAATAGTAAAGGTGAACTCAGTCAAGCGGTTGTGAATGAAAACGGTAGCGAGCAAACCATTGAGTTTCAATATAATACCGACGGTATCCGCGTTGCGACTACGGTTGATGGGGAAACAACTAATTTCTTAATTGATACAACCCAGCAAGAATTTGCTCAGGTGATTGAAGAATATAGTGCGGGTAATACCGATGTTATCTATACACATGGGCTTGATTTAATTAGCCAGCAACGGAATGGGGAGACATCGTTTTATCATGCAGATGGTTTAGGAAGTACGCGGATTATTACAGATAATGCCGGTAATATTGCGAATGCTTACATTTATAATCCTTATGGAAGTATAAGTAAGCAAACAGAGATTGTTCGGAACAGTTACAAATATACTGGGGAGCAGTTTGATCCAGAACTTCAGAACTACTACTTGAGGGCTAGGTATTACGATCCATCTACTGGAAGGTTTACTTCTAGAGATCCATTTGAAGGAATTCCTCAACGTCCACTTTCACTAAACAAATATATTTACACTGAAGGAAATCCAATCAATGCAATTGATCCAAGTGGAGAAGTAAGTGCAATTCAATTTGGAATACTTGCCGGAACCGTAGGTGGAGCAGTTGCTATAAATGGGTTGAACACATGTGAGGCTATATTGCAAAGAGAATTTTCTACTTTCGACCGTATATTTGCATTCACTAGCTCTTTCCTTATTACAGCCTTCACAGTAACTACTTTTGGAGCTTTAGCTACTCTTTTAGCCCGTGGTATTGCAGGTGGAGCACTAGCGGCATTTATTGTTTGTCCGTTTGGTAGAGAATAA
- the leuD gene encoding 3-isopropylmalate dehydratase small subunit has protein sequence MMSEVKTVSGNGIPLIGNDIDTDRIIPARFLRCVTFDGLGEHAFEDDRKGLDGKHPFDQTQYKNASILIVNRNFGCGSSREHAPQALAKWGIKALVGESFAEIFFGNCVAMGVPCVTADADTVQQLQKMLTDNPQAEIAVDLQAMTVQCGDFSASVNMGEGAKNMFISGTWDACGQLVSNAQKVKETAAGLPYVSWSVA, from the coding sequence ATTATGAGTGAAGTTAAAACAGTTTCCGGAAACGGTATTCCTTTAATAGGAAATGACATCGATACAGATAGAATTATTCCAGCGCGGTTTTTGCGTTGCGTTACCTTTGATGGTTTGGGAGAACATGCTTTTGAGGATGATAGAAAAGGGCTTGATGGAAAACACCCTTTTGACCAAACGCAGTATAAAAATGCAAGCATACTAATAGTTAACCGTAACTTCGGTTGTGGTTCTTCCAGAGAACATGCGCCTCAAGCACTTGCTAAATGGGGAATTAAGGCTTTAGTTGGAGAAAGTTTTGCCGAAATATTTTTTGGTAATTGCGTAGCGATGGGAGTTCCTTGCGTTACCGCTGATGCTGATACAGTTCAACAATTACAAAAGATGTTGACAGATAATCCTCAAGCAGAAATCGCGGTAGATTTACAAGCTATGACAGTACAGTGCGGTGATTTTTCAGCATCTGTAAATATGGGTGAAGGTGCGAAAAATATGTTTATTTCCGGTACTTGGGATGCTTGCGGGCAATTGGTAAGTAATGCCCAAAAGGTTAAGGAGACAGCGGCGGGGTTGCCTTATGTAAGTTGGAGTGTTGCTTAA
- the leuC gene encoding 3-isopropylmalate dehydratase large subunit, which yields MSKGTLFDKVWDLHTVGTLASGQTQLFIGLHLIHEVTSPQAFAMLRERGLKVLFPERTVATVDHIVPTDNQARPFADTLAEEMMQALETNCQENGITFYNIGTGNQGIVHVIAPEQGLTQPGMTIACGDSHTSTHGAFGAIAFGIGTSQVRDVLASQTLALSKLKVRKIEVNGNLKPGVYAKDVVLHIIRTLGVKGGVGYAYEFAGTTFEQMSMEERMTACNMSIEGGARCGYVNPDKVTYEYLKGKDFAPKGEDWDKAVAWWNSVRSDADATYDDVVVFDAADIPPTVTWGITPGQGIGVNQAIPKPEELPTDDRVIAQEAYSYMDLAPGAPIAGTKIDVCFIGSCTNGRISDLREAAKIAKGHHVAEGIKAFVVPGSERVKQQAEAEGLDKIFEAAGFEWREPGCSMCLAMNPDKLQGRQISASSSNRNFKGRQGSASGRTLLMSPAMVAAAAIKGTVADVREFVS from the coding sequence ATGAGCAAAGGCACGTTATTTGATAAAGTTTGGGATTTACATACAGTTGGTACCCTTGCTTCCGGACAAACACAACTGTTTATTGGGCTGCATCTAATTCATGAAGTAACGAGTCCTCAAGCCTTTGCCATGCTTAGGGAACGGGGTTTAAAGGTATTATTTCCGGAACGTACTGTAGCTACAGTTGACCATATTGTACCTACTGATAATCAAGCGCGTCCTTTTGCCGATACTTTGGCAGAAGAGATGATGCAAGCGCTAGAAACAAATTGTCAAGAAAATGGCATAACTTTTTACAATATTGGTACGGGTAATCAAGGAATTGTTCACGTAATTGCCCCAGAGCAAGGGCTTACTCAACCGGGAATGACTATTGCTTGTGGTGATAGTCACACTTCAACTCACGGCGCTTTTGGTGCGATCGCCTTCGGTATTGGTACTTCTCAAGTGCGGGATGTATTGGCTTCGCAAACTTTGGCGTTATCTAAGTTAAAAGTTCGCAAAATTGAAGTTAACGGAAATTTAAAACCGGGCGTTTACGCCAAAGATGTAGTTTTACATATTATTCGTACTCTGGGCGTGAAAGGTGGAGTGGGATATGCCTACGAATTTGCGGGTACCACCTTTGAACAAATGAGCATGGAAGAACGCATGACTGCATGTAATATGTCCATCGAAGGCGGTGCGAGATGCGGTTACGTTAATCCCGATAAAGTTACTTACGAATACCTCAAAGGTAAAGACTTTGCCCCCAAAGGAGAAGATTGGGATAAAGCCGTTGCTTGGTGGAATTCCGTCCGTAGCGACGCGGATGCAACATACGATGACGTGGTTGTATTTGATGCCGCAGATATTCCACCTACCGTTACTTGGGGAATCACTCCCGGACAAGGTATAGGGGTAAATCAAGCTATACCAAAACCCGAAGAATTACCAACAGATGACCGCGTTATTGCCCAGGAAGCCTATAGCTACATGGATTTAGCTCCTGGTGCCCCCATCGCAGGTACAAAAATAGACGTTTGCTTTATTGGCAGTTGTACCAACGGTAGAATCAGTGACTTACGAGAAGCCGCGAAAATTGCCAAAGGACATCATGTAGCAGAAGGAATCAAAGCTTTTGTAGTTCCCGGTTCCGAAAGAGTCAAACAACAAGCCGAAGCCGAAGGTTTAGATAAAATCTTTGAAGCAGCCGGATTTGAATGGCGAGAACCCGGATGTTCCATGTGTCTGGCAATGAACCCCGACAAATTGCAGGGAAGACAAATCAGTGCTTCCTCCTCCAACCGCAACTTTAAAGGAAGACAAGGTTCCGCATCCGGACGTACTTTATTAATGAGTCCCGCAATGGTTGCAGCAGCAGCAATTAAAGGTACCGTTGCAGATGTACGTGAATTTGTTAGTTGA
- a CDS encoding HPF/RaiA family ribosome-associated protein: protein MNVQPEITYRGVEKTGALDELVNSKITKLEKFCDHISSCRVAIEKAHDHPSSGSPYRVRLDITVPPSHELAVDRSPDDGIQYEPVDAVIRHAFDAMERQLKELNERQNSNH from the coding sequence ATGAACGTACAGCCAGAAATTACTTATCGCGGTGTAGAAAAAACAGGTGCTTTAGATGAACTAGTAAACTCTAAGATTACTAAATTAGAAAAATTTTGCGACCATATCAGCAGTTGTCGCGTAGCTATCGAAAAAGCACACGACCATCCCAGTAGCGGTTCTCCATATCGAGTGCGTTTAGATATTACAGTACCACCTTCTCACGAACTAGCTGTAGATCGCAGCCCGGATGATGGGATTCAGTACGAACCAGTAGATGCAGTAATTCGTCATGCTTTCGATGCTATGGAGCGTCAATTAAAAGAACTTAACGAAAGACAAAATAGCAATCATTGA